One window of Botrimarina mediterranea genomic DNA carries:
- a CDS encoding TspO/MBR family protein — translation MKDQPSATDDRSSPAAAQSEKHSMPSWLRQVAALAGFLLLCFSAAAVGGMLTASSVGGWYQTLRKPPISPPDWVFGPVWSALYTLMAIAAWLVWRRSGWQAGIRPLSLFVVQLSLNVAWSGVFFLLRMPGGAFAEITLLWLAIAATTWQFWKHSHGAALLMTPYLAWVTFAAYLNFAIWRLNP, via the coding sequence ATGAAAGACCAACCAAGCGCTACTGACGATCGAAGCTCGCCCGCCGCCGCGCAGAGCGAGAAGCACTCAATGCCGTCGTGGTTGCGACAGGTCGCAGCACTTGCGGGATTCCTCCTGCTCTGCTTCTCGGCCGCGGCCGTCGGCGGGATGCTGACGGCCTCGTCGGTCGGCGGCTGGTACCAAACACTTCGCAAACCGCCAATATCGCCGCCTGACTGGGTCTTTGGGCCCGTCTGGTCGGCGCTCTACACGCTGATGGCAATCGCGGCGTGGTTGGTATGGCGTCGCAGCGGTTGGCAAGCGGGGATACGACCGCTATCGCTGTTCGTTGTGCAACTCTCGTTGAACGTCGCTTGGTCTGGCGTCTTCTTCTTACTGCGAATGCCTGGAGGGGCATTCGCAGAGATTACCTTACTGTGGCTCGCAATCGCGGCCACCACTTGGCAGTTCTGGAAGCACTCGCACGGCGCCGCCCTGTTGATGACGCCGTACTTGGCGTGGGTGACGTTTGCGGCGTATCTGAACTTCGCAATCTGGCGACTTAATCCGTGA
- a CDS encoding MBL fold metallo-hydrolase: MLLRYFYDRALAHASYLVGCQQAKQALIVDPGRDIGPYLDAAKREGMEIVAVAETHIHADYVSGARELAERVGAKLYVSDEGPADWKYQYLSPYDHQLCKDGDKFQLGKIQFEVLHTPGHTPESISFVLTDHGGGADKPMGIFTGDFIFVGSIGRPDLLEKAAGFAGTAEIGARELYRSVERFHELPDYLQVWPAHGAGSACGKGLGAIPSSTVGYEKLFNPALQYKDEKEFVRYILADQPESPKYFAVMKRINKEGPAVLGEQTPLTPLNAVAFDNAIAQGQVIDLSIPAEFAAGHAKGALNIPAGMLATWAGWLLEYNKPVYLVAQAGQVEEALRVLNKIGIDAVDGLFLHEDLRDAGKLLSTYPNATPEELSDRIASEKVNLIDVRSIGEWNAGHIPQAQHLFLGELPASLDQIDRNKPVVTQCQSGMRSSVAASLLVNAGLDVINLAGGYNAWNRAGLPTQTASTSCHGDACPST; this comes from the coding sequence GCAAGCCAAGCAGGCGCTCATCGTCGATCCCGGTCGCGATATTGGTCCCTACCTCGACGCCGCCAAGCGAGAGGGGATGGAGATTGTCGCCGTTGCCGAGACTCACATCCATGCCGACTATGTCTCGGGCGCTCGTGAGCTAGCCGAGCGAGTCGGCGCGAAGCTCTACGTATCCGATGAAGGGCCCGCTGATTGGAAGTACCAGTACCTCTCGCCCTACGATCACCAGTTGTGCAAGGACGGCGACAAGTTTCAGCTCGGCAAGATCCAGTTCGAAGTGCTGCACACGCCCGGGCACACCCCGGAGAGCATCTCCTTCGTCCTAACCGACCACGGCGGAGGCGCCGATAAGCCGATGGGGATCTTCACCGGGGACTTTATCTTCGTTGGCTCGATCGGTCGTCCTGACCTCTTAGAAAAGGCCGCCGGCTTCGCCGGGACGGCCGAGATCGGTGCACGGGAGCTCTATCGATCCGTCGAGCGATTCCATGAACTGCCCGACTACCTCCAGGTTTGGCCCGCGCACGGAGCTGGTAGCGCCTGCGGCAAAGGACTCGGGGCGATCCCCTCTTCAACCGTCGGCTACGAGAAACTCTTCAATCCGGCGCTTCAGTACAAGGACGAGAAGGAGTTTGTGCGATACATCCTCGCTGATCAGCCCGAATCGCCTAAGTACTTCGCCGTCATGAAGCGAATCAACAAAGAGGGGCCGGCAGTCCTCGGTGAGCAAACGCCACTCACGCCATTGAACGCGGTCGCGTTCGACAACGCCATCGCACAGGGTCAGGTCATCGATCTGTCGATTCCAGCGGAGTTCGCTGCGGGCCACGCCAAGGGCGCTCTGAACATCCCTGCCGGCATGCTCGCAACTTGGGCAGGGTGGCTGCTAGAGTACAACAAGCCCGTCTACCTCGTCGCCCAAGCTGGTCAAGTCGAGGAGGCCCTACGGGTGCTCAACAAGATCGGAATCGATGCGGTGGACGGCCTTTTCTTACACGAAGACCTCAGAGACGCCGGAAAACTACTCAGCACCTATCCGAACGCAACGCCCGAGGAATTGTCCGATCGAATCGCATCTGAAAAAGTTAACTTGATCGACGTTCGTTCAATTGGCGAGTGGAACGCAGGGCACATCCCTCAAGCTCAGCACCTTTTCCTTGGCGAATTGCCGGCGAGTCTTGACCAAATCGATCGAAACAAGCCGGTCGTGACCCAATGCCAAAGCGGCATGCGCTCTTCCGTTGCCGCAAGCCTGCTCGTCAACGCGGGCTTGGATGTGATCAATCTTGCGGGCGGCTACAACGCTTGGAATAGGGCCGGCCTTCCGACCCAGACGGCTTCTACCTCTTGCCATGGAGACGCTTGCCCATCGACTTGA